DNA sequence from the Catenulispora sp. EB89 genome:
CATCGACGCGTTCCTGAAGGCGCACTGAGCCCGCTCGACCAGACCGATGGCGCCGGTGGAAACGGTGGTGGTGGCGGCCGGGGGTCGACTCACGCCCGGTTGACGGCCCGTGCCAGGCCCGCGGCGATGGTGGTGGCGAGGATCCACCCGGCGGCGGTGAGCAGATAGGCGACCCACTGGTAGCCGCCGGTGGGGACGTACGCCCGGCCCTGACCGAAGTTGATCACCGGCAGCAGCAGATCGAGGGAGTAGATCAGGGGATTGAAAGGGGGAGCCGCGCCCGGGCTGACCGCAACCGGATGATGCAGCCCGAAGACGACGACCCCAGTGACCAACAACGCGGCCAGCCAGCCCAACGCACGCTCGGGGCGGTAGCCGTAACCGACGGCGGCATCCTGCACGAAGCCCCACGGCCGCGCGGCGCGAGGCAGGGTACGACGCCGCGCGCGCTGCTTGGCGAGCAGCACGCGGCGGGCCTCGCCGTCCAGGCCCTGCCGGCGATAGACGGCGGCGAGCTGCTCGTAGGGGCCGGGGCGGTACCCGGCGGCCTCACGCGCGAGCCAGCCGATGTGTGAGGCGACGGGCCCGGGCTCGGCGATGCGGTCGTAGGTGAAGCCGTCGCGGGTGAAGTGCGCGGGCCAGGTGGCGGGATCGTCGTTGAGGACGCCGACTTGGGCGTTGGCGAGGTGGATGGCGCCGGCCGGCGGGGCGGCGAAGCGGAGGGTGAGTTCGGCGGCGCGGAGGTTGCCGAGGAAGAGGATGTTGGAACTGGAGCTGGAGCTGGGACCAGAGTTGGAACTAGAACTAGAACTAGAACTGGGGCTGGGGCTAGAACCGGAGCCGGAGCTAGAGCCGGAGCCGGAGCTGGAGCTAGAGCCGGAGCCGGAGCTGGAGCTGGAGCCGGAGCTAGAGCTAGAGCTAGAGCTAGAGCTGGGGTTGGAGCTAGAGCTAGAGCTGGGGTTGGAGCTAGAGCTAGAGCTGGGGTTGGAGCTAGAGCTAGACCTAGAACCTGAACCGGAAGCAACAGCAGCGCTCGTGGCAGTGGCCGCCCCCGCCAGCACCGCGTCCCGGAAGTCCAGATCGTTCCCCACCCGCGCGCTCCCGAACCGCACCGCCCCCGTCGTGCGCATGCCCCGGCAGCGGGCCGCGCCGCCTATCTCGGCGTAGCGGGCGTCGAGGGCGGTGGTGCCGTCGCCGTGGAGGGTGGCGCCGTCGAAGCGGGCGTGGCCGGTGATGCGGGTGCCGTCGATGCGGATCAGGCCCTCGGCTTCGAAGCCTTTGTAGCACTGGAGGTCGGCGCCGATTTTTGCCTGGTAGGCGATCAGTGCGATGCCGCCGGGCCGGTGCAGCTTTGCGTTCGCCAGGCGGAGCTGGCCCTGGATCTCCGCGCCGGAGAAGCGCAGCATGCCGTCGGCGTGCAGGTCGTCGCCGATCAGGTCGCTGCCGACCTGGATCCGGGCCGCGTCCAGGACCAGGCCGTCGGGGTCGCGCAGGTCGGCGCGCTCCAGGCTCATGACGCCGCCGACCTTCGCGTCGCGCAGGCTCGTGCGGCCCTCGATCGTCGTGCCCCACAGCATCAGGTCGCCGCCGACGCGGACCCGGTCGGCGCGCAGGGCCAGGTCGGCGGGGTGGTGCAGGTGCGCGTCGGTGATCAGGAGCCCGCCGCCGATGACGGCGTGGTCCAGGCGGAGGCGTCCGTCCACCCGCGCCTTGTGCAACGCCACCGTCGCCTCGACGTGTGTCAACGGCGCGTGCAGGCCCGCCAGGCGGGAGCCGCGCAGGTTCAGGCGGCGCAGGCGGGCGTCGTGCAGGTCGATCTCGTCCTGGAACCAGCAGTTCGTGAAGCTCAGCGAGAAGCCGAGCTCCCGGTACTCCAGCTCCAGCGGGCCCACCACGCGCGCGCCGACCACGCGCAGCGGTGCGCGCCGGTCGCCCGCGTCGTCGATCAGGCCCCTGACGAACTCGGCGCGCAGAGTGCGCTCCGGGCCCCAGGCCGCGCCGGCCGTGGGGTCGTCAGCCGCCGGGTCGCCGGTTTCGAAGGAGGTGCGCCCTCCGGCCAGGAAGTCCGTCCGGACCCGCTTCTCGCTGTCGCTGAGTCCGGTGGGGCGCATGGGACGTTTCTACCGTGGTTCGGCCAGCTCGATCGAGTCCTGAGGCGGCGTTCCCTTCGGCCGGCGCGGTTCGCGCACGCCGCCGTCCGGTCCCGGCGGCCAGCCCGGGCCGCCCGGTTCGCGGTCTCGCCTTCTCGCTTTTCTGGAACGCAGGGCGCGCTTGACTCGCTGCTTCACCGTCATGTACCGGGAACGCCTCGGAGGAAACCTGCGGTTCCGGAACGGAGATCGCGTACTCTCTCGGCGAACACCAGGAAGATCGCCACGCTCCCGACCGCCGCCGATGCGACGATGACACCATGCCCGAGCGCCCCCACGTCATCCTCAGCGCCGCCATGTCCCTGGACGGCCACCTCGACGACACCACCCCCGACCGCCTCATGCTCTCCGACGACGCGGACTTCGACCGGGTGGACGCGCTCCGGGCCGCCTCCGACGCGATCATGGTCGGCGCCGAGACCATCCGCCGCGACGACCCCCGCCTCCTGATCCGCGACCCGGAGCGCCGTGCCGAGCGGCTGAGCCGCGGGCTGCCGGAGCACCCGGTCAAGGTGACGGTGACCGGCGCCGGCGCCCTGGACCGCGCCGCGCGCTTCTTCACCACCGGCGGCCACAAGCTCGTCTACTGCGCCGACGCGGCCGTCCCGGCGCAGGCCGACCGCCTGGCCGCGGTCGCGGACACCGAGGTGATCCCGGCCGGCGCGCTGGTCGACTTCCCCGGCGTCCTCGCGGATCTGAAGCGGCGCGGCGTCGAGCGGCTGATGGTCGAGGGCGGCAGCTCGCTGCACACGCGGTTCCTCGCCGAGGACCTCGCCGACGAGATCCACCTGGCGATCGCCCCGTTCTTCGTCGGCGACGACCTGGCCCCGCGCTTTGTCCGCGCCGCGGAGTTCCCGCAGAACGCGCGGCGCCGGATGACCCTCGCGGAGACCCGGCCGATCGGCGATCTGGTCTTCGTGCGCTATCTGATCAGCCACGCGGCCTGATCAGTCACGGCTGACGGAGCGCGGCAGCCCGAACCGGACCGGCACGCCCGGCGAGAACAACACGCTGTCCGGCGGCCCGGACGCGACACCCGGCAACCCCGCCGCCGCGACCAGATCCTCGTCGCACGCCAGCAGTTCGGCGTGGTGCAGCGGCCACCGCGGGTGCGCGTTCGGCATGTGCACGGTCCGGCCGCCGAGCGTGAAATGCAGCCGCCAGCGGGCGGTGAGGAAGTGGTCCAGCGGGGAGGGGTTCTCGACGCTGGATCCGACCCGCACCCCGATCAGGCTCCGGGACGGCGGCAGGCCGGGCTCACGGCGCCGCGAGCCGTACCAGTACTCGTCGCCCACGCGGTACGCCGACATCCGGGCCCATCGGTACGGCAGGCGGAAAGCGGTCCGGGCCGTGGCGACCGGCAGCAGCCGCGACGCCTCCAGCGACCGGAACACCACGCCGCGCCGCCCGGCCGCGTCCACGGAGTACAGCCGCACATTGGTCTCGGGGAAGGTCCCGAGATAGGGCAAACCGGGCAGCGGCCACCACCCGATGCGGTGCATGCGGAAGGCTATGAGGCCCACGTAGGTAGCGCCGTCGATGACGTCGGG
Encoded proteins:
- a CDS encoding YqjF family protein, whose amino-acid sequence is MTQSWLDATFLHWAVDPAKVAPLLPAGVRPDVIDGATYVGLIAFRMHRIGWWPLPGLPYLGTFPETNVRLYSVDAAGRRGVVFRSLEASRLLPVATARTAFRLPYRWARMSAYRVGDEYWYGSRRREPGLPPSRSLIGVRVGSSVENPSPLDHFLTARWRLHFTLGGRTVHMPNAHPRWPLHHAELLACDEDLVAAAGLPGVASGPPDSVLFSPGVPVRFGLPRSVSRD
- a CDS encoding RibD family protein translates to MPERPHVILSAAMSLDGHLDDTTPDRLMLSDDADFDRVDALRAASDAIMVGAETIRRDDPRLLIRDPERRAERLSRGLPEHPVKVTVTGAGALDRAARFFTTGGHKLVYCADAAVPAQADRLAAVADTEVIPAGALVDFPGVLADLKRRGVERLMVEGGSSLHTRFLAEDLADEIHLAIAPFFVGDDLAPRFVRAAEFPQNARRRMTLAETRPIGDLVFVRYLISHAA